DNA sequence from the Longimicrobium sp. genome:
GGCGCATCCGGGCACTGGAGGCCCGGGTGGCGGAGGCGCTGGAGCGCCTGCGCGCGGAGCTTCGCTGACGGTAGGGGGAATGGCCCCGGCGGTGGGTCGCCGGGGGCTGAAGCCCCCGGCTGGAACTACGGGAAGGCGGCTGAAGCCGGCTCGTGCACACCGGCATCGGCCCGGAGTCCGCGCAGGCGGACTTTGTGCTGTTGTTGCAGCGAGTTCACTCGCCCGAACCAACCCCAGCAAAAAAGGGCGGACCCTCGCGGGCCCGCCCTTTTGCATGTCACCATCAACAGCTTACGCCGCCTGCTCCTCGCGCGTCTTGCAATCCAGGCAGTAGCGCGCGTGGGGAAGCGCTTCGAGGCGCTCAAAGGGGATCGGCTTCTTGCACGAGTGGCAGAGTCCGAACTCCGTGGGGTTGTTGATCAGGCGGCGAAGCGCCTCCTCCACGCGGTACAGGTAGCGCCCCTCCTTGCTGGCGAAGAGAAACGACTTCTCACGCTCCATCGCGTCGGTTCCCTGGTCCGCCATGTGGAACGAATAGCTGGACAGGTCCGCGTCCGCCGAATCGCGCGTCCGCGACGACTGCTCCTGAAACCGACCAAGAGACCTCAGCGTCTTCTGCCGCTCGCGCGTCAGAAGCCGCTCGATCTGCTCGAGCTGTGTCCGATCCATGCCGCTCTCACTGCTGATGGTTGGGGAACTGGGCTGGACGCGTGTGGCGGGAGGGGAGCGGAGACACGTTCCTGGCCGCACCGCCTGGAAGTCCGAAACTCTGAAAAATAACCAAACCCGCGGTATCAGTACACCCCCGCGGGCTCAGCTGCCGAAACGCTCGATCACGCGCACCACGTCGTTGCCGTTCGCCCACAGCATCAGCGCCACCACGATCAGCAGGCCGACCTGCGAGAGCCGGATGCGCGTCTCCACCGATAGCGGCCGGCCGCGCACCGCCTCGATGCCCAGGAACATCAGGTGGCCCCCGTCGAGCACCGGGATCGGCAGGAGGTTGAGGACGGCCAGGTTGATCGAGAAGAAGGCCAGGAAGGCCAGGAAGACGTCCAGCCCCATCCGCGCCGTCTGGCCGGATGCCTGCCCGATGGTGAGCAGCCCGCCCATGTTGCGCGCGGAGGTGCGGCCGGTGATCAGGTCGCGTAGCGCGTCCAGGATCGACACGGTGCCGTCCCAGGTGTCCGTGAACCCCGTCTTCACCGCCTCACCCAGCCCGACGGAGCGGCGCTCGGTGGGCACCTCCGGCGGATACGCGCCGATCCGGCCGACGGTGATGGCCTTGCCGTCCGGCCCGTCCTCGCGCTCGGTGGCGGGGGTGATGGTCATCCGCACGCGCCGCCCACCGCGCTCCACCTCTATGGGGAGCGGGAGCCCGGGGCTGGCGCGCACCACGCGCACGAAGTCGTTCCACCCCTGCACCGGCTTCCCGTTCACCGCCACCATGCGGTCGCCGGCCTTCATTCCCGCGCGCGCGGCGGGCTGGCCGGGCTCGACCCTGGGGATGACCGCGGGGATCAGCGGCTGGATGGAGCGCGCCACCTCCATGCGCGCCGTGCGCCCCTCGGGCACCACCAGCGTCACCGTGCGGCCACCTTCCAGCGCCACCGGGAGCGGCCCCGGCACCGCATCCACGATCCCCCTGCGGATGTCGCCCCACGAGCTGACCGGCTGCCCGCCGACCGACACGACGCGCGCGCCGAAGGGGATCTTGGCCGCCTCGGCCGCGGGGCCCACCGCCGTAGCCGGCTCGGGGGTCGCGACCTGCGTGATGCGGACGATGCGCTCGCCGTACGCCGCGGCCAGCGCGCCGTAGACGAGAACCGCGAAGAGGAAGTTGACGATCACCCCGGCCGAGATCACCAGGGTGCGCGCCCAGAGCGGCTTGGAGTCGAAGGTGCGCTCGGGGTCCACCGGCACCCCTTCGGAGCCGCCCTCCAGCACCGACTGCGCCTCGTCGTCCTCCATCCCGGCCATCTTGACGTAGCCGCCCAGCGGGATGGCGGAGATCACGTACTCCGTCTCGCCGCGCGTGAAGCCGACCACGCGCGGCCCGAAGCCGATGGAGAAGCGGGGGACCTGGATTCCGACCCACTTGGCGGCGAAGAAGTGCCCCGCCTCGTGGATGGTCACCAGCACCCCGATCACGACCAGGAAAGCAGCGATATTCAGCAGCAAGGCACGTAGTTCCGCACAAAGGTTTCCGTCGTCTGGCGGGCCCAGGCGTCCGCCTCGAGCACCGCCCCCAGCGAATCCGCGGGGCCGCCGCGCCACTGCGCCAGCGTCTCACCGACCGCTTCCGCGATCCCGGGGAAGCCGAGGCTTCCACCCAGGAAGTGCGCCACCGCCACCTCGTTGGCCGCGTTGAAGACGGCCGGCGCGGTGCCGCCCTCCCTCCCCGCCGCCACGCCAAGCGCAAAGGCGGGGAAGCGCTCCTCGTCCACCGCCTCGAAGGTCAGCGCCCCGGCGGCCACGGGATCGAAGCGCCGGCATTCGTACACCAGCCGCTCCGGAAAGCTCAACGCGTACAGCACGGGGAGCTCCATCGTCGGGAACCCCATCTGCGCCAGCACCGACCCGTCCACCATCTCCACCATCGAGTGGATGATGGACTGCGGGTGCACCACCGCCTCGATCCGCTCGTACGGCACGCCGAAGAGGAAGTGCGCCTCGATCACCTCCAACGCCTTGTTGGCGAGCGTG
Encoded proteins:
- a CDS encoding TraR/DksA C4-type zinc finger protein gives rise to the protein MDRTQLEQIERLLTRERQKTLRSLGRFQEQSSRTRDSADADLSSYSFHMADQGTDAMEREKSFLFASKEGRYLYRVEEALRRLINNPTEFGLCHSCKKPIPFERLEALPHARYCLDCKTREEQAA
- the rseP gene encoding RIP metalloprotease RseP: MLLNIAAFLVVIGVLVTIHEAGHFFAAKWVGIQVPRFSIGFGPRVVGFTRGETEYVISAIPLGGYVKMAGMEDDEAQSVLEGGSEGVPVDPERTFDSKPLWARTLVISAGVIVNFLFAVLVYGALAAAYGERIVRITQVATPEPATAVGPAAEAAKIPFGARVVSVGGQPVSSWGDIRRGIVDAVPGPLPVALEGGRTVTLVVPEGRTARMEVARSIQPLIPAVIPRVEPGQPAARAGMKAGDRMVAVNGKPVQGWNDFVRVVRASPGLPLPIEVERGGRRVRMTITPATEREDGPDGKAITVGRIGAYPPEVPTERRSVGLGEAVKTGFTDTWDGTVSILDALRDLITGRTSARNMGGLLTIGQASGQTARMGLDVFLAFLAFFSINLAVLNLLPIPVLDGGHLMFLGIEAVRGRPLSVETRIRLSQVGLLIVVALMLWANGNDVVRVIERFGS